TTCAGAGTGACAGTGCCAGTTCTTTTAGCTCTTAAAAAATGTCACATTTCCTTATGATATGTTGTTTCTGATGAGACATCTGCTGtcacttgaatttatttttcccttttatacataggttttgtcttgctgctttcaagatttatgtgtgtgtgtttagtttgCATAGGTTTGATTATGATGCATTTTATAGCAAAAATATGTTTTGGTTTATTCTATGTGGGTGTTTGTGTAGGTTCTGAAATTTATAGGTTTAGGTCTTTTGTCAGATTTCAGAATTCTTGgtcattttttcttcaaatacttgGATGTGgagtctatttttaaagaaataatatatatttttaagaggtaAACAACAGGTGGCTCTTAGAATAAATTAATGAGTCAAAAGCATTTATAACTGTAACTCTTGCAGTGTTCATGTGAGTGAGTCTAGGCTTGAACATCTTCAAACCCAGGGTCTTccaaatgattctatttataggGGAGGAACAACTTTTCTCTATACTGGGTCTAAGAATTCATTGGGTTTCCAACTGGGTCTAAGAACTCAACTGACACAGATTAATGGGATAAAAGTGAATAAGttttacagggcacctgggtggctcagttgattatgtgtctacctttagctcaggtcatgttctctgggtcctaggattgagccctgcatcaagcttcctgctcagcagaatctgcttctctccttctccctctgcctctccacactGCTTGTTTTCTCACTctcaaatcaatctttaaaataagaaaaaaagggatccctgggtggcgcagcggtttggcgcctgcctttggcccagggcgcgatcctggagaaccgggatcgaatcccacgtcaggctcccggtgcatggagccagcttctccctccgcctgtgtctctgcctctctctctctctctctctctgtgactatcataaataaaaaaaaaaaataaaataagaaaaaaatatacaagttttaattatttttctttatatgcaCATGGgagtttttgcaaaaaaaaaaaaaaagaaaatccaaagaagTAGTTAGAATTTAATGCTTACCTAGTGTGTTGGACAAAGTACAGTAAATTATGATAAGGTGACAGGCAAATGGGGCTGGGGCTAGGGTAGTTCATTGTGTGAAGAGACAGGAAGATAGGAGTTTGACAATATTTGCACAGATTTCTCTCAGCCTCAACTTCCTGTCCATGGTGAGAAAGATGACTCTTTCTGGTGTACGGAGGACTTCTTTCACATAGGAATTTCAACTCCTGCTTttaagggtgaaaaaaaaaaggagaaaatgagattgTCCTCACAgctgttctttttcaaattcttgtAACTCAAACTAGTCTATATGCCATAGTAGCATACTTGGGGAGGGCATGTTCTGGACTCTTTCACCAATAACCTTAATGCcagctgatttttttcaagtgtattCAAGTAacatcatacttttttttatttatattcaacaaAGAACaggtattttctttccttatttatacAAACCCATATGCGTCAAAGTGTCCTGCACCTGGCAGAAGAGGTGTTACTGGGGACAACtactttttttctcatatttttggaagaatttacaCCATCATCTCCCTCCTCATATCTGCCCTCCACATTATTTTTCAGAGACAAATGCCTAGAATTTGCTGATTTTGAGAACTTGCTATTAGGATCTCATCAAGTTGTTCTACAGAGGAGAGGTCCAGTGTTTGTTGATTTGTGTGACACAGGGCTACCTAGATAACTAGGTTTATTCTCATTCATGATTCAGTGGATATAGATTCTTGATGCTATGACTGTTCGCAGTTCAGCTTCTAGTCTGGGTTTTTGAAACAGCCCTTAATCCTGCCTTCTATTTTGCCTAGTGCTGTACATGTACATACCCACTGCTCCATCCAAAGTGACCTACAATGTATTCAGGAAATTGAATCAGTTCTATCTCCTGGCCCTTGGCTGCTGATATTCCCTTGGCCTTGGATGCATTTGGCCTTTTACTGAAGCATTTATTCTTCTTGTTCCGCTAGCTTTTTCACCTCTTTCAGGTTCGAGCTCAAATGTTACCCTCTTAGTGACACTTGCCCTGATTATCCCTGTATGTCTCATGTATGCCCATTTCCTACTTTTTGTTTGTACCACTCGTCACCAAAAAATGCATCATAGATTTTTACTACATATTTAGCTTATTGTGGGCCTGTCTACACTAGAAGAGCATCACCACAAGGGTACACACAGGATGCTATCTGCTTTTTTCACTGCTGTGCTCCAAGTACCTGGAACACTggcatgtatatatacaatgactGAATGTTCAATGTTTATCTCCCTTGTGAATTCTCCTGTCCCTTCTAATTCACAGGGATTACTATTCTCCTCCACattgctgcttcttcttcttcttcttcttcttattattattattattatattactattattaaagcCTTCATTTTGGGATGTAGAatgcacaactctttagaatCCAGACATACAAGCCTTCCCTTTCCAAAAGAGTATCAAGATTTCAAGGCAGAATTTGAGATATCTTTTTATATCTCCATCTGGGGTCTTGCAAAGACACTGAGCCAGGGGTTATTGTTTATCACTGCTGTTGATagtgaaaataatgataaaaaaaattaaaaggaggtTGAATATTGTTACAAGAAAAAATCATAAGAGTGAAAAGACTTAGgaggcaaaaaagaaacagaagatgagCACCTTCACACTCCTGCCAGGTTCCCTGGATCAAAAGATGGTTTTCAGACAGAGTTGGTTTATGTACAGATTTTCTTACACATAGGCTCTTGTTCCTTTTACCATCCTGTTTGGGAATCAGAAGATCTTTAAGCTTGAGCCTGCAAAGATTCCTGAAAGAATTATTCCCCTCCATCTGGGCCCCATCTAGTTCTATCTCATGGactgtaaaaggaaaaatagcatTTCTCCCAGCAATCTCTCTTGACAACAGAGGAATTTCCTGACCCAACTAGAATCCTAGTTGGGAAAAGAGAAGGTAGAATTGGGAATGGCACTGGGAATGATGACTTTCCCAGTCAGGAGTTTGCAGTCCTTGGTCTCATTAACTCAGCATGAGCCTGCACAAGGTAAAACAATGGATCTCAGTCTCTATAAATTTTTCaatctctaaaatgaaaacagtgCTCTATATACCTCAGGGTGGTCCCATAAGGCCACAACTGTAAGATAAAGGTCAAAACAGAAAACTTGCTGTCGTAGGTCAGGGGCTGGACAGTCCAGTTCCTGCCTTCAGTTTTCATTGTTCAGATATTTTGAGACATGGGCTCTGACAAAGAAtagtgtggggttttttgtttgtttgtttgttttagatttgcttatttatctgagagcaagcatggaggaaaggaggagggcagATGGGGcgaggagagcagagggagacaaaatctcaagccaactccacactgagAGCAGAGGCccaccctggggctcctggggcacAGTCCCACAACCCTAAAATCAGGACCAGAGCCTAcaccaagagtcccatgcttaaccaactgcggtACCCAGGAGCCCCGGAAgaattgttcctttcttttctattgtgACTTTCAAAAAGTTAAAGCAACTGCTGGCATAGATATACttcttaaatgttatttattttgcaatttttgcttattcttttccaCAATTGATCACAATCCTAGAAAAACGACAGCCAAAAGAGCAATGAGGAACATCACTTCCGCTTctgattgcatttttaaaaagtattattgaaagaattaaactcagttattaacattaaaataaaagccttttgtAGCATTTAAAAACCTCCCGCTAGACAGAGGGCTTGTATGCAAATGAAGGATGCTGACTCTGATTTTCCATTGGTAATTGAATGTAGCCAATGGGAGACCGGCAAGCAGCCTACCTCCCGTTAGTATAAATACTTCTCTCGCTCTCAGCCCGGCTCTAGATCGCTCGCGTTTTTTCAGAGCGCGTTTCCTTTCTCTTACATTTGCCATGTCTGGGCGCGGGAAGCAGGGCGGCAAGGCTCGCGCCAAGGCCAAGACGCGCTCGTCGCGGGCCGGGCTCCAGTTCCCGGTGGGCCGCGTCCACCGCCTGCTCCGCAAGGGCAACTACTCGGAGCGGGTCGGGGCGGGCGCGCCGGTGTACCTGGCGGCCGTGCTGGAGTACCTGACGGCCGAGATCCTGGAGCTGGCGGGCAACGCGGCCCGCGACAACAAGAAGACGCGCATCATCCCGCGCCACCTGCAGCTGGCCATCCGCAACGACGAGGAGCTCAACAAGCTGCTGGGCCGCGTGACCATCGCGCAGGGCGGCGTCCTGCCCAACATCCAGGCCGTGCTGCTGCCCAAGAAGACCGAGAGCCACCACAAGGCCAAGGGGAAgtaaaactccccccccccccatgggctTTTTCCTAACCAAGAAAGAGTTAACAACCTAAAAAGGCTCTTTTAAGAGCCACCCACATTTTCCATGAAAAGAGCTGGTTCGCTTTTAAGTATTAATCTTTGAAAATCGAAGGTGAACTATCCTCAGTTTTCCTCAGAAACCTTTAGTTCCCGAAAAAAAGCCCATGACGTTCGTTTCGACGGTACTGTTTAGCCATACGAGGTGGGCTAGATTCCAAGTTCAGCAGAAAAGGTACTTATTCGACATAAGTTTGAAATGAAAGTTCTTCGCAAGCATCGTAGCTCACGTTttctaaaacaataataaaaacagcgGAAATTTTCATTTGGACGTTTGTAGTTTTAAGATGTTGGGAACCCAAGTTCTCTAGGTCTATAGGTCTAAAGTTGATGGGAACGTTGCACATAACCAGTCACAGACCCTTGATAGTTCGCGCTTGTAAATAAGGGGCATTTTCCCAACTCTCCACAGTATTTGTGCCACACccaagaaataatttcattttagacGCAGCCCACTTGTATTTTCCCCTAAGCACCTGCAAATTACCTTGatgccttcttttttaaaaaaaccattggATATTACTATATTGCTTTGCACGACTACCTTACATTTCAGAATAACCTGAAGCTCTCTATGCATGCAGGATTTTTGTACTCGGTGGATATAAGAAGGGGAAACGGTAAATAAATGACGTCAGAATAGCTAGAGTGAGGGGCAGGGTTTAGGATCTCTTCACCAACCCGAAAGCAACTGTTAATCCGGGCACCCGGCACGGAGCTGGGCCAATCGGGGAGGGCGCGGGTAGTTT
The Vulpes lagopus strain Blue_001 chromosome 10, ASM1834538v1, whole genome shotgun sequence genome window above contains:
- the LOC121499635 gene encoding histone H2A type 1-B, whose protein sequence is MSGRGKQGGKARAKAKTRSSRAGLQFPVGRVHRLLRKGNYSERVGAGAPVYLAAVLEYLTAEILELAGNAARDNKKTRIIPRHLQLAIRNDEELNKLLGRVTIAQGGVLPNIQAVLLPKKTESHHKAKGK